TGGCCGATTCGTCCTTGTTGGCTTACTTTCATCTCGCATCTCGTCTACATTACCTCCTAATGATCCGTGCTACGACACACGTATACCCACGGCGAACGCTTTGGGCACCGTCGCATTACCATACCCTTCTTGTATACTATCCTTACCCTTGCCGGCCTCACAGTCGCTCGGACCGCTCATGGTTATTTGCGTTTCTGCTATCCTGATTTACTGCATGGCGTTCAGGCTCGAAGATACCATTCTGGCACTCATTCGGCCTCCCCTCTTGTACCATTAGAATCTCTTGTTTTCTAGTTCCTCTCTTTACGTCTTTTTCGCGCTATCATCATACCCTTGGTCCCAGATTGCTATGGTCGACAGACCAACCTCGTTGCAACACCACCCGTTGCCGGAATCGAAACACGCGCCCATGGCGCGGCAGCTTCCGAGCTGTCGTCTTCTCTTCATTGCGTTGTTTCAAGCATTGTTTCTTGTTGTCTCAGACTGGACTCTTTTCCTGCTGTCGGGCTGGTTCTGAATTGTAGCACCTGGGTTTCCATGTTTGTCGATTGGGTCTATTGACCTCCCCCTTTGATGATAGTATTTATTACCTTGACGAATCAAAATTGCGAGCAGAGCTTTTATCGAAACCACCTCTTGTGCGACCCATCATGCATCGTGCCGCCGAGGCTGGTCTGCTGCTTGACGACTCTTACTCCTTGCCCCAACCTGTTCCTCTCCTCACTGCACTGCCCCACCAACGTGATCAAGTACGCTGTCCAACATCTTGTATGGTACACGTGATGCTGTTCCTCTCACATCGTCGCCAACCCGTAAGCACAGTGTCAAGGTAGCGGTGAGAGACATTCCTTGGCTGATCTCACTGGACGGAACACCGGCACAGTCAGTCCACAGGACCTGTCCAGCGCGCCCAGAGCGCAGCGACAACCACCAGCCCCTCGATGACACCTCCGATGGCTTGCCACATCACCCCAGACACGACACATTTCACTCCCACTACCCACCACAACCCTCGTCTCACCATCCACCTCAGCACCACCCAGCCCCCGCTACAATGCTAGAACGCCCACCCCCACACTCCGTCCAAGCCATCCGCGCCAAGCGCAAGGGCGGGAAGAAAGTCCCCAAGAAATACCGAAAGTACCACACCGCTCACACGaacaagaaggagaagggaAAGAAGAAGTCGGGCGGGCAGATGGCTACCAGGGCCTTTAGTGCCCTGAGGAGGATCATAGAGCACGTTGTTAGCAGCCTGCCGTAGGCGGAGGGTGGCGACTAGGGATTAGAGGGTGAGAAGTTGGGGTGGGGTTGTGGCGATGAGCCAAGGGAGGGTGCGGATAGGGAGTGAGCATTGCATTGAAGACCACCTGACTGCGATGCCGTCCGTGAGCAAGGGTTTTGACAGTCCGATCAGCGACGCAGAAGTGCAGTGTAAGCCGTGTTCGCCAGGCTACGTGCATTGACAGCCACGGCGGCGGTCGAGAGAAGGACGGGAGCCTCCAGCCTGCCTTCTTCGCTTTCCGTCGCGATGACGGCTGAGCGCGGCGAGCGCGGCATCCTCGTCCTCTCGTCTCGAGTCTAGGGCGGCAAGCTGCCCGTCGCGATCCAAACCAGGATTCCGTACACCACTGCAAGCCCTCGAGGCAGGTGTACGGGGCTTGCATAAAGCACACACCTCAGCAAGGAGCAAGGAACCAGAAAAGGGCCGCGACTAGAAATGATGGTGCAGGAATGGGCTGCAGTCCTCGCGCGCAATCAGCTGACGGGCTCGAAGTGCTTTGGTCACTGTGACGAGTAAGCCGGGTGATGGGCTGCGTCCGTAGCACGGAGAGGCGATCTTTCGTCGGTTGGAGACTGGTACACCAGTACAGCGGCCTGCAGATGGCGCAGCCCAGGCAGCGCAAGGTTCAAAGTTGTGCAAAGTGGAGGACCaggacaaggacaaggagaGGAGAAGCAGGAACCAGGTACGATAGACCGCAAGCCCCGCGTCGCGTTCAGACACGACAGGCAGCCTGAAGTGGGGACGTTCGATCAATTAGTCAATTAAACAAAGAAAACCTGGAACGGCGCACAGAGTTTGTAAGGGGTGAACAGGATACTGACGCGATATCATGTGAGAGGGCGAAAGCGTGGAACGCGGCTTGGCCGTGCATAGCCCAGACGACCGCCCCCCACCAAGATCGGCTCGGAGTTGCGTCCCATTGGCGTGCTCGCCATGCAGCCTACGTGCCCGAGTGTCACAGATAACGGTAGACTTTTGCGCAGGCTGCAGTGCACAAAGAACAGGCAATGCAAAGACGCAGGGGTTTATTGAAATGCAAGCTGAAGGTTTGGGCCGCATGTCCTTGCTTTTCTGCGTCCTCTTGTCTACCGTTTCGGGCTTACAACGGGCACAGGGTTTTTGTCGGAATCTTGCACGGAGACATCGACGTGATTGTGGCTTGCATATGCGTCCAGTCCTTGTCAGTGGTTTCTTGAATATGACGCTTGGCTGTGCTTGCAGATGGAAATGTCCGGATATCAAACTCCGGTGCCGGGAAAAGCGCCCTTCTTGTTCAGGACTACCATGGCGTGCTCGCGTGAGATGTACCCCTTCATCAGACCCTGCGAAAGCGTCAGTAGGAGAAGCCGAAAGTGCAGATCGAGGAGACGCACCTTGAAGATTTGGTTCGCCAAAAGGCACTCAACCTCATCGTCCTCCACCACCTGCCCTCCCATCCTCAATGCTGCTGCAAAGTTCACGAGCGGTACCCTTGACTTCCTCATCCTATCTTTTTCTGTCTGCCCTTCCTTGAGATCATCGTAGCCTCCAGCCAGGTATACTTTCCTCAGCAGGTTTCGTAGAGCGATGTCTCGGCTTCGCTCGAGGGTGAGGAAGATGCGTCGTCGGACGAACTCGGGCTCACCTTCTGCCAGGGCCTTGTCGAACCCTGTGAGGTCGCCCTTTCTGATGCAGGTCACGAGTGGCCCGAATATGCGTTCGAGTCGAGGAGATTCGGCGAGAAGAGGAGATCTGGGGACGACGTGTTGTGTGATGAGACGGCAGGGAATGAGGTAGGTGAGAATGAGTCTGTGGCAGTCAGTTGTTTGCGACTGCGTCGTTGGCTGCAATGACAACACTTACGACTTGTTCTTCTCAGCAGCTGCGTGGCAAGCCTCCCAGGCTTCTTGCAAGTTCTTCTCCGCCTGCTATGCGTCAGCGACAGGTTCTATTCTCTCTTGTGCTTCCTGACCTTTGTGTAGTCCTCCTGTAGAAAGGCGATCACTCCAGTGTAGTAGCGGTATGTGACTCGGTGCGCTTTTGGGTACAGGCCGAAGGGCGGCAAGTCGGACTGGGCTTCAATCGATCGGACAACGTTCTTGGACAAGCTGATGGCTTTCAGCTAGGCCGAACGAATTAGCATATGAAGGTCACTGTGTGCAGCGGAGGAGGTACCTTGAAGTAGGTCTTGAATTGAAGATTGGCTACACAGTAGACGCCCCACTTGCGGGACTCTGAGAGATCTGGGTTTCTGAAGCGGTGTCAGAAGCGATACGGCACAGAGTAAGGTCAAGGCACACCTGTCACCCAAGCAAAGAGCAAATATCCTGTTGAAGACGCGTGCAGCTTCCTCCAGCTTCTGATTCTGTGCCACTGTGCTCACAACGTCATCTGAGAAGCTGTTGTTGACCGCCGCCGGCTTCGAGCTGGCCAAGTGATCATCCGCCCTGATGGCTATCCTGCGCAGATGGTTTGCAGTGAAGTAGAGGGTGAATATGGCCCATGCCGGCAGCGCTCCACCTGAGATGTGCTTGATGAAGCTGCTGGTCAGGTCCTTCCAGGCATCATACACGGCAAGGCATTGTTGCTCCCCCAGTCTGCCCTGGTTGGATGCCTCGTCGGCCTTTATGATCTCCTTCACGGCGCGCCAGTAGCTCACGATGATGTCAACCCAGGCTCCGCTCTCCTTCTGCGTCATGCGGGTGGTCTTGTTGTGCTTGAGCACATGGCGCACATCGCCCTCGATCTGCACGTCGTTGGATGTGCGGAAGAAGGCATACAGGCGGCCGGGGTCTTGCGCCGGCGGGACAGGGCTGAAGAAGTTGGCGACAGGCTGGGCCAGCGCAGTTGCATGAGCCTCTTGGAACGGTGCGAGTGCGGCTTGCATGGCTACTATTGCGTGCGGCGTGGACGGCAGGTGGGGTCAAGAGTTCCTCGGCGGGGTCGCAGAGTGTTCAAGAATGTGCGCTACCTCACAGAATGCGGCAGAGACGTGGGCATGGCCGGTTCTGGCGGTGTTATGTTTTAATCAACCGTCGTCTACTTGCAAGATCGGTGTTTGGATGCGGCCCCGCCGACGCTGCACTGCATCGCGCCTGCCGGCCCACTGCCAAGCTCAGAACACTAGTGCTCGCCCAATCTGGCAAGGTGGCTCGCTTGTCCGCCCGCACAAACAGTCTTGATACTTGCTCGAAGAACAATCACAACTCCACGGGTACTAACGTCGCAGCATATTCGAAGTGAGTTATTGCCCTTGTTGCTTCGTGAGACTGCACATACTGACCGCATCCAGATGGGTAAGCAAAACTCCTTTGTCCGCACTCGCGATCGTCCAGCAATTGCAGCCGAAGGAAATTTCAGATGAGCCCTGCGCAAACGAGCCACGCACCATCACGGCACTCTCACGCCCACGTCCATGGTGCTGGAAGTCTTTGGAACTTGACTGGGGCGTGTGCACAACGTGAACGGGAGGTGGACGCACTTTTGAGATGGACCGGCGGACAAGGAGCGACCagcagacgacgacgacgacttgGACGACGCACACAAGACTCACTCCAAGGACCCCACACGCTCGCTGACGACCTCATACGGCCTCGAACTGCCTGCGCGCCTCGACTGCAATTGCTGGACCGCTCTGACTGCTACGGTTGTCCAACGCATGAACGCAATACTAACTTGCACCAGCTCGCTTCCAGGAATACCAGGTCATCGGCCGCCACCTCCCCAGCGAGGCCAACCCCACCCCCAAGATCTACCGCATGCGTATTTTTGCGCCCAACGACGTTGTCGCCAAGTCGCGGTTCTGGTACTTCCTCGGCAAGCTCCGCAAGATCAAGAAGGCGAACGGTGAGATCATCTCGCTGAACCAGGTGCGTAGCAGACAAGCTCACCAAGCATGACATGAGCATGGAGGACTGGAAGCTGACAGCGTCAGATCACCGAGAAGCGCCCCCAGAAGGTCAAGAACTTCGGCATCTGGATCCGCTACGACTCGCGCTCCGGCACTCACAACATGTACAAGGAGTACCGTGAGATGTCCCGTGTTGCCGCCATCGATGCCCTCTACCAGGATATGGCCGCCCGTCACCGATCCCGTTTCAGGTCGGTTCAGGTACGCAGCAACTCCGCAGTGCAGATCCAAAGGCAGACTAACCGTCCCGCAGATCCTCAAGGTTGTTGAGCTCGAGAAGAGCGACGACGTCCGCCGCCCATACATCAAGCAGCTCCTTGTCAAGGGCCTCAAGTTCCCTCTGCCCCACCGCATCAACAAGAAGGCTGGCAAGAAGGTCTTCGCTGCCAAGCGTCCCTCCACTTTCTTCTAAGCGTGTTTCTCTTTCCGGAGTGCGGTCTGGCTGGGCAGGGACGATATGGGTTTCCCTCGGTTATGCATGCTTCGCAAAAGAAGCACACTAGGAACGAATGAAAATCCCTGATACCTCCATCCGATCTATCGAGTCGTGTGATGCCAGCCAGGGTGTTGGATTGCAACTTTGGCGTCAGGGACATGGACTCAAGAATCACATGTAATCAGGGACAATGAAGTTATGCAATCACGATTCGACTTTGATACCGGGATTCTTGATGTACTGCTCACTTAGATCTTAGGCTTCCCTGACGGATCCACCTTGGCCCTCCCCAACGTGTCGATGGGCATCCACCACGGGTATCCAGTGACGTTGGTATTGTCCATGGTCCCCGAGAACTGTGCCGGCCTCTTCTGCAAGAAGGACTGGACGCCTTCAGTATTATCGCTGCACCTGTCAGTCATGTTCATCGTGCACCACCGCATCTCAGCAGCTAAACTCACGGGCTCCCAAACAGCTCGTAGATGACCCTCGAGTCGAGCAAATGCTGGCCCTCCGGACTCCCCGCATCCCTATACATCATCTCCTTCATCAAGTACGTACTAACCACGCTCGTGTTCCTGACCACATCCTCGGCGACCTGCAGCGCGCGCGGCAGCACCTCGTCGGGCGAGTCCAACAGCTCGCTGAACAAGCCATCAAACACCTTGTCCCTGGCGAGGTACACGCTCCCCGTGGTGACGGCCTGCATGGC
This genomic interval from Ascochyta rabiei chromosome 5, complete sequence contains the following:
- a CDS encoding COP9 signalosome (CSN) subunit, variant 2; protein product: MQAALAPFQEAHATALAQPVANFFSPVPPAQDPGRLYAFFRTSNDVQIEGDVRHVLKHNKTTRMTQKESGAWVDIIVSYWRAVKEIIKADEASNQGRLGEQQCLAVYDAWKDLTSSFIKHISGGALPAWAIFTLYFTANHLRRIAIRADDHLASSKPAAVNNSFSDDVVSTVAQNQKLEEAARVFNRIFALCLGDRNPDLSESRKWGVYCVANLQFKTYFKLKAISLSKNVVRSIEAQSDLPPFGLYPKAHRVTYRYYTGVIAFLQEDYTKAEKNLQEAWEACHAAAEKNKSLILTYLIPCRLITQHVVPRSPLLAESPRLERIFGPLVTCIRKGDLTGFDKALAEGEPEFVRRRIFLTLERSRDIALRNLLRKVYLAGGYDDLKEGQTEKDRMRKSRVPLVNFAAALRMGGQVVEDDEVECLLANQIFKGLMKGYISREHAMVVLNKKGAFPGTGV
- a CDS encoding COP9 signalosome (CSN) subunit, translating into MQAALAPFQEAHATALAQPVANFFSPVPPAQDPGRLYAFFRTSNDVQIEGDVRHVLKHNKTTRMTQKESGAWVDIIVSYWRAVKEIIKADEASNQGRLGEQQCLAVYDAWKDLTSSFIKHISGGALPAWAIFTLYFTANHLRRIAIRADDHLASSKPAAVNNSFSDDVVSTVAQNQKLEEAARVFNRIFALCLGDRCALTLLCAVSLLTPLQKPRSLRVPQVGRLLCSQSSIQDLLQAESHQLVQERCPID
- a CDS encoding 60S ribosomal protein L20B, with product MGKQNSFVRTRDPRFQEYQVIGRHLPSEANPTPKIYRMRIFAPNDVVAKSRFWYFLGKLRKIKKANGEIISLNQITEKRPQKVKNFGIWIRYDSRSGTHNMYKEYREMSRVAAIDALYQDMAARHRSRFRSVQILKVVELEKSDDVRRPYIKQLLVKGLKFPLPHRINKKAGKKVFAAKRPSTFF